In Streptomyces longhuiensis, the following proteins share a genomic window:
- a CDS encoding MarR family transcriptional regulator has protein sequence MTTTAPAADARALGLAHYAARGVLEHVLARHGITFHQQIALRAALTADAPQAPDDLVAQVQGSLKADPGDIRSTLDELLAKQLLDTDGAHLRPTDAGRELLAAVGAESTPISARIWGGIPDEDLAAAGRVLALVTERANAELAALTV, from the coding sequence ATGACCACCACTGCACCCGCCGCCGACGCCCGCGCCCTCGGCCTGGCCCACTACGCCGCCCGCGGCGTCCTGGAGCACGTCCTGGCCCGGCACGGCATCACGTTCCACCAGCAGATCGCCCTGCGCGCCGCCCTCACCGCCGACGCCCCGCAGGCGCCGGACGACCTCGTCGCCCAGGTCCAGGGCTCCCTCAAGGCTGATCCGGGCGACATCCGCTCCACTCTCGATGAGCTGCTCGCCAAGCAGCTGCTCGATACGGACGGCGCGCATCTTCGTCCCACGGACGCAGGGCGCGAGCTGCTCGCCGCCGTCGGCGCGGAGAGCACCCCTATCAGCGCCCGCATCTGGGGCGGGATACCCGACGAGGACCTGGCCGCCGCCGGCCGCGTCCTCGCTCTGGTCACCGAGCGCGCCAACGCGGAGCTTGCGGCGCTGACCGTCTGA
- a CDS encoding IS3 family transposase — translation MGEVAVADPAQVVGVISDFRTEHGISHRVSCRALGVSESWFYKHRSRKPTRREVRRQQLAEAVTEEFTASGGTYGSPKIWIQLVRQGWRVSVNTIAKVMAELGLVARTVRRRRGLTRPGKRLAAPDFVHRDFAAEAPDLVWCGDMTEIATGDGKLYLATVIDLFSRRLLGYAMGPRHDADLVVAALHMAAATRGGDVRGVIFHSDRGSEYGSRRFRRACRKLGVFQSMGRVGSCFDNAVSEAFNSVLKVEYVHRHAFTTRTEARIRIATWITDFYNTRRLHSVCGFTSPIDYEHDYWASLNERLAA, via the coding sequence GTGGGTGAAGTAGCCGTGGCGGACCCGGCCCAAGTGGTCGGGGTGATCAGCGACTTCAGGACCGAGCACGGCATTTCGCACCGCGTCTCGTGCCGGGCTTTGGGCGTCAGCGAGTCGTGGTTCTACAAGCACCGCTCCCGCAAGCCCACCCGGCGGGAAGTACGCCGCCAGCAGCTGGCCGAGGCGGTGACCGAAGAGTTCACCGCCTCCGGCGGCACCTATGGCTCACCGAAGATCTGGATCCAGCTGGTGCGGCAGGGCTGGCGTGTCTCGGTGAACACCATTGCCAAAGTCATGGCCGAGCTCGGTCTGGTGGCCCGCACGGTGCGTCGCCGGCGGGGGCTGACTCGGCCCGGCAAACGGCTGGCCGCCCCTGACTTCGTGCACCGCGACTTCGCCGCCGAGGCCCCTGACCTGGTCTGGTGCGGGGACATGACCGAGATCGCAACCGGTGACGGGAAGCTGTATCTGGCCACGGTCATCGACCTGTTCTCCCGTCGCCTGCTCGGATACGCGATGGGTCCGCGGCACGACGCCGACCTGGTGGTCGCCGCGTTGCACATGGCCGCGGCCACCCGCGGCGGCGACGTCCGTGGAGTGATCTTTCACAGCGACCGCGGGAGCGAATACGGATCACGGAGATTCCGCCGAGCCTGCCGCAAGCTGGGCGTCTTCCAGTCCATGGGACGCGTAGGCTCGTGCTTCGACAACGCCGTCAGCGAAGCGTTCAACAGCGTCCTCAAGGTCGAGTACGTCCACCGGCACGCCTTCACCACCCGCACCGAGGCACGGATCCGGATCGCGACCTGGATCACCGACTTCTACAACACACGACGGCTGCACAGCGTGTGCGGTTTTACGAGCCCGATCGACTACGAACACGACTACTGGGCCAGCCTCAACGAGAGGCTGGCTGCATAA
- a CDS encoding transposase produces the protein MAEKRRKFDPEFREGAVRIVTETGKSITEVAKDLGINETTLATWVSRARQAGTRPAVGSEELERLRRENAQLKRDNKELGMERDVLKRCMVLWVK, from the coding sequence ATGGCGGAGAAGCGACGGAAGTTCGATCCGGAGTTCCGTGAGGGTGCGGTCCGGATCGTGACGGAGACCGGGAAGTCAATCACCGAGGTCGCGAAAGACCTGGGGATCAACGAGACGACCCTGGCCACCTGGGTGTCCCGGGCTCGGCAGGCCGGGACGAGACCGGCTGTCGGGAGCGAGGAGTTGGAGCGGCTGCGGCGGGAGAATGCCCAGCTCAAGCGGGACAACAAGGAACTGGGCATGGAGCGTGATGTGCTCAAACGCTGCATGGTCCTGTGGGTGAAGTAG